Proteins from a single region of Thunnus albacares chromosome 14, fThuAlb1.1, whole genome shotgun sequence:
- the kcnk1b gene encoding potassium channel subfamily K member 1b has translation MLQSLASNSCVRLIQSHKSTWYFVSLVLGYLLYLIFGAVVFSSVELPYEDLLRQDLRAMKKQFLQENECLSEERLERFLKKALDASNYGVSILNNVSANWNWDFTSALFFASTVLSTTGYGHTAPLSDGGKAFCIIYSVIGIPFTLLFLTAVVQRIMVFSTRRPIMYIHTRWGLSKPLVAIVHATLLAMLAVSCFFLIPAAIFSSLEENWNFLESFYFCFISLSTIGLGDYVPGEAANQRFRELYKVGITVYLILGLIVMLVVLETFCELQQLKQLRKMFYLKKEKPHDRLAILEHDHLSFTTVSNRAAAHCEDKTQPFVSVPTLSSPNDDPMIQ, from the exons ATGCTTCAGTCTCTAGCCAGCAATTCGTGTGTGCGCTTGATACAGAGTCACAAATCGACGTGGTATTTTGTATCACTAGTCTTGGGGTATTTACTTTATCTTATATTCGGCGCTGTAGTCTTTTCTTCGGTCGAGCTGCCCTATGAAGACCTCCTGCGCCAGGACCTGAGGGCCATGAAAAAACAGTTCCTCCAGGAGAATGAATGTCTATCCGAGGAGCGTCTGGAGCGGTTTCTAAAGAAAGCCCTTGATGCCAGTAATTATGGGGTTTCCATCCTCAATAACGTCTCAGCTAACTGGAACTGGGATTTCACCTCTGCGCTGTTTTTTGCGAGCACCGTGCTGTCCACCACAG GATATGGTCATACGGCACCACTGTCGGATGGTGGCAAGGCCTTCTGCATTATCTACTCTGTGATTGGCATCCCCTTCACCCTCCTTTTCCTCACTGCTGTGGTGCAAAGGATCATGGTGTTCAGCACACGGAGGCCGATCATGTACATCCATACGCGCTGGGGCCTGTCCAAACCTCTGGTGGCCATTGTTCATGCCACTCTACTCGCTATGTTGGCCGTCTCTTGCTTCTTCCTCATCCCTGCCGCCATCTTCTCATCCCTGGAGGAGAACTGGAACTTCCTGGAGTCCTTCTACTTCTGTTTCATTTCGCTCAGCACCATCGGCCTGGGAGATTATGTACCTGGAGAAGCTGCTAATCAGAGGTTCAGGGAGCTCTACAAAGTGGGCATCACCG TCTACCTAATCTTGGGTCTGATAGTCATGCTGGTGGTGCTGGAGACCTTCTGTGAGCTGCAGCAACTGAAGCAGCTGAGGAAGATGTTCTACCTGAAGAAGGAGAAGCCGCACGACCGTCTGGCCATCTTGGAGCACGACCACCTGTCCTTCACTACTGTGTCCAACAGAGCTGCAGCCCACTGTGAGGACAAAACCCAGCCGTTTGTTAGTGTCCCAACTCTGTCCTCTCCCAACGATGACCCCATGATCCAGTAA